In Streptomyces longhuiensis, the following proteins share a genomic window:
- a CDS encoding WD40/YVTN/BNR-like repeat-containing protein has product MTEVLLTVGTRKGLFIGRRRGGGAWEFDEGPYFNSQAVYSVAIDTRGDVPRLLAGGDSAHFGPSVFHSDDLGRTWTEPSRPAVKFPKDTGASLERVWQLHPAAAERDVVYAGTEPAALYRSEDRGETFDLVRPLWEHPTRSKWVPGGGGEGLHTVVTDPRDARAVTVAVSTAGVFRTRDGGQSWEPANSGVSAVFLPDPNPEFGQCVHKVTQDAADPDRLYLQNHWGVYRSDDGGTRWNDIGTGLPSTFGFAAAAHPHRGDTAYVFPINADSDRVPAERHCRVFRTEDAGRTWEPLTAGLPQGDHYGTVLRDAMCTDDSDPAGVYFGNRNGEVYASADDGDSWRQLASHLPDVLCVRAAVVG; this is encoded by the coding sequence ATGACTGAAGTGCTGCTGACGGTTGGCACGCGCAAGGGGCTTTTCATCGGCCGCAGGCGGGGCGGCGGCGCGTGGGAGTTCGACGAAGGCCCGTACTTCAACTCCCAGGCCGTGTACTCGGTGGCGATCGACACGCGGGGCGACGTCCCGCGACTCCTCGCGGGCGGTGACAGTGCGCACTTCGGCCCGTCGGTCTTCCACTCCGACGACCTGGGCCGTACGTGGACGGAGCCGTCACGCCCCGCCGTCAAGTTCCCCAAGGACACGGGGGCCTCGCTGGAGCGCGTGTGGCAGCTGCACCCGGCCGCCGCCGAGCGGGACGTGGTGTACGCGGGCACCGAGCCCGCGGCGCTCTACCGCTCGGAGGACCGGGGCGAGACGTTCGACCTGGTGCGTCCGCTGTGGGAGCACCCGACGCGGTCGAAGTGGGTCCCCGGCGGCGGTGGCGAGGGCCTGCACACGGTGGTCACCGATCCGCGTGACGCCCGCGCGGTGACGGTCGCGGTGTCCACGGCCGGGGTGTTCCGCACCCGGGACGGCGGACAAAGCTGGGAGCCCGCCAACTCCGGGGTCTCGGCGGTCTTCCTGCCGGACCCGAACCCCGAGTTCGGCCAGTGCGTCCACAAGGTCACGCAGGACGCGGCCGACCCGGACCGCCTCTACCTCCAGAACCACTGGGGCGTGTACCGCAGCGACGACGGCGGTACCCGGTGGAACGACATCGGGACGGGCCTCCCCTCGACGTTCGGCTTCGCCGCCGCCGCGCATCCGCACCGCGGGGACACGGCGTACGTCTTCCCGATCAACGCCGACTCGGACCGCGTGCCCGCGGAGCGGCACTGCCGCGTCTTCCGCACGGAGGACGCGGGCAGGACCTGGGAGCCGCTGACGGCGGGGCTCCCGCAGGGCGATCATTACGGGACGGTGCTGCGCGACGCGATGTGCACGGATGACTCCGACCCGGCGGGCGTCTACTTCGGCAATCGCAACGGCGAGGTGTACGCGTCGGCCGACGACGGGGACAGCTGGCGGCAGTTGGCCTCCCATCTGCCGGACGTGCTGTGTGTGCGGGCGGCCGTGGTCGGTTGA
- a CDS encoding sirohydrochlorin chelatase, with protein MSSPTGPASGLPVRMPRPRQPGRHRRPEPVAAPEGAPALVLAVPGTPSNASRSLAEEVVSIARSELPGLDARIGYLDGDDSEAAEASAFAEFPSLRAVLSRAAKERTARFEQARAAGADVAEPDGPVAVVVPLLAGPDSALTRRIRQAVIDSRTAAELTDVLGPHPLLAEGLHVRLSEAGLARADRARLFTVATAADGIILASVGGDEAVQAAGITGMLLAARLAVPVMAAALDEEGAIAATAEQLRGSGSQQLALAPYLIGPEIDASLLEAAANEAGCASAESLGAYPAIGKLALSKYTTALGIAPQQPQGAPVL; from the coding sequence ATGAGCTCCCCCACTGGGCCTGCATCCGGCCTGCCTGTACGAATGCCGCGACCCCGTCAGCCCGGTCGGCACCGCCGCCCGGAACCCGTGGCCGCTCCCGAGGGCGCACCCGCACTCGTCCTCGCGGTGCCCGGCACGCCCAGCAACGCCTCGCGCAGCCTCGCCGAAGAGGTTGTCAGCATCGCCCGCTCCGAGCTGCCGGGCCTCGACGCCCGCATCGGATACCTCGACGGTGACGACTCGGAGGCCGCCGAGGCCTCGGCGTTCGCCGAGTTCCCCTCCCTGCGGGCCGTGCTCTCGCGCGCCGCGAAGGAGCGCACCGCCCGTTTCGAGCAGGCCCGTGCCGCGGGCGCCGACGTCGCGGAGCCCGACGGACCGGTCGCCGTGGTCGTGCCCCTGCTCGCGGGCCCGGACAGCGCGCTCACGCGCCGCATCCGGCAGGCCGTGATCGACAGCCGTACGGCCGCCGAACTGACGGATGTCCTCGGCCCGCACCCGCTGCTCGCGGAGGGCCTGCACGTGCGTCTGTCGGAGGCGGGCCTGGCCCGTGCCGACCGCGCCCGGCTGTTCACGGTGGCGACCGCCGCCGACGGCATCATCCTCGCCTCGGTCGGCGGCGACGAGGCCGTCCAGGCGGCCGGGATCACCGGCATGCTCCTGGCCGCGCGCCTCGCGGTGCCGGTCATGGCGGCCGCGCTCGACGAGGAGGGCGCCATCGCGGCGACCGCCGAGCAGCTGCGCGGCTCCGGCTCGCAGCAGCTGGCGCTCGCCCCGTACCTGATCGGCCCGGAGATAGACGCCAGCCTCCTCGAGGCGGCGGCGAACGAGGCCGGCTGCGCGTCCGCCGAGTCGCTGGGCGCCTACCCGGCGATCGGCAAGCTGGCCCTGTCGAAGTACACGACGGCGCTGGGCATCGCCCCGCAGCAGCCCCAGGGCGCGCCGGTCCTCTAG
- a CDS encoding uracil-DNA glycosylase, which translates to MAPRPLHEIVEAGWAKALEPVAGQITAMGEFLRAEIAAGRTYLPAGANVLRAFQQPFDEVRVLIVGQDPYPTPGHAVGLSFSVAPEVRPLPGSLINIYRELNTDLGLPQPSNGDLTPWTRQGVLLLNRALTTAPRRPAAHRGKGWEEVTEQAIRALAARGRPLVSVLWGRDARNLRPLLGDLPSVESAHPSPMSADRGFFGSRPFSRANDLLARQGGQPVDWRLP; encoded by the coding sequence GTGGCACCACGACCCTTGCACGAAATCGTAGAAGCCGGCTGGGCCAAGGCCCTCGAACCCGTCGCCGGACAGATCACCGCCATGGGTGAGTTCCTGCGCGCGGAGATCGCCGCGGGACGCACCTACCTCCCGGCCGGGGCGAACGTGCTGCGCGCGTTCCAGCAGCCGTTCGACGAGGTGCGGGTCCTGATCGTCGGCCAGGACCCCTATCCCACGCCGGGACATGCCGTCGGGCTCTCGTTCTCGGTCGCGCCCGAGGTGCGGCCGCTGCCCGGCAGTCTCATCAACATCTATCGCGAGCTGAACACGGACCTGGGCCTGCCTCAGCCGTCGAACGGTGACCTGACGCCCTGGACGCGGCAGGGCGTACTCCTGCTGAACAGGGCACTCACCACCGCCCCGCGCCGCCCCGCCGCACACCGCGGCAAGGGCTGGGAAGAGGTCACGGAGCAGGCGATCAGGGCGCTGGCCGCGCGCGGCCGCCCGCTCGTGTCCGTCCTGTGGGGCCGCGACGCCCGCAATCTGCGGCCCCTCCTCGGCGACCTGCCGTCCGTGGAGTCCGCGCACCCCTCCCCCATGTCGGCCGACCGCGGGTTCTTCGGCTCGCGCCCGTTCAGCCGGGCCAACGACCTCCTGGCGCGGCAGGGCGGGCAGCCGGTGGACTGGCGGCTGCCGTGA
- a CDS encoding FUSC family protein, which yields MLKRVFVAPDPGRLRLRFAARGVLGISLAVALCGLAGHSLVAAITGGLAALLALFTVADATVRGQAVTTALLPAVGLPVLGLAAVLHDVPVARDLAFLAVVGAGVYARRWGPRGHSLGVFAFMTFFAAQFLHTVPDQLPELYAAVLLSLAAASVVRFGLWCYERRLPAPAAVPAPTGGSRLARITTRQAVQATVGAGFALAAGQVLSDQRWYWAVGATWWVFVNTTSRGETVVRGFRRFLGTVLGIVLGFAVAVPLHDEPVAAAVIVALSVFGIFYTAAVSYTWMMLAVTVMASMLYGLLGVLDPALLALRVGETAVGALGAVLAVLLVLPVTTHAVTDAWVERALRCVHACTAEAAARLAGSPTADPARRVAELETILGRVRLSLAPLVHPFSPMRARMGRARHVLALLDDCAREVRGLASVVADPEASHDARLAAACWRVETAVEALTDAPAGGHRSRTASAAVPQLVEGEPVLAHLHALEQALLELAVPLRGSDRVAVGA from the coding sequence GTGCTGAAGAGGGTGTTCGTGGCTCCGGATCCGGGGCGGCTGCGGTTGCGCTTCGCGGCCCGTGGCGTCCTCGGTATCAGCCTTGCGGTGGCCCTGTGCGGGCTCGCCGGACACTCGCTCGTCGCGGCCATCACCGGTGGCCTGGCCGCGCTGCTCGCCCTCTTCACGGTGGCCGACGCGACGGTGCGCGGACAGGCCGTGACGACCGCGCTGCTCCCGGCCGTCGGACTTCCGGTGCTCGGGCTCGCGGCCGTGCTGCACGACGTGCCCGTCGCCCGTGACCTGGCGTTCCTCGCGGTCGTGGGCGCCGGGGTGTACGCGCGGCGGTGGGGGCCGCGCGGACACTCCCTCGGCGTGTTCGCGTTCATGACCTTCTTTGCCGCGCAGTTCTTGCACACCGTGCCGGACCAGCTCCCCGAGCTGTACGCCGCCGTACTCCTCTCGCTCGCCGCCGCGTCCGTCGTGCGGTTCGGGCTGTGGTGCTACGAGCGCCGGCTGCCGGCGCCCGCGGCGGTGCCGGCGCCCACCGGCGGGAGCCGGCTCGCGCGCATCACGACGCGCCAGGCCGTGCAGGCGACCGTGGGTGCCGGCTTCGCGCTCGCCGCCGGGCAGGTGCTGTCCGACCAGCGGTGGTACTGGGCCGTGGGCGCCACGTGGTGGGTGTTCGTGAACACGACGTCCCGCGGGGAGACCGTCGTACGCGGATTCCGGCGGTTCCTCGGCACGGTGCTCGGCATCGTGCTCGGCTTCGCCGTGGCCGTGCCGCTGCACGACGAGCCGGTCGCGGCCGCCGTGATCGTCGCGCTCAGCGTGTTCGGGATCTTCTACACCGCCGCCGTCTCGTACACGTGGATGATGCTCGCCGTCACCGTCATGGCGAGCATGCTGTACGGGCTGCTCGGCGTGCTCGACCCGGCGCTGCTCGCCCTGCGGGTCGGCGAGACCGCCGTAGGAGCGCTCGGCGCCGTGCTCGCGGTGCTGCTCGTGCTGCCGGTGACCACACACGCCGTCACCGACGCGTGGGTCGAGCGGGCCCTGCGCTGCGTCCACGCCTGCACCGCCGAGGCGGCCGCCCGGCTCGCGGGCTCACCGACGGCCGACCCGGCCCGGCGCGTGGCCGAACTGGAGACGATCCTCGGCAGGGTGCGGCTCTCGCTGGCGCCGCTGGTGCATCCGTTCAGCCCGATGCGGGCGCGGATGGGCCGGGCCCGGCACGTGCTCGCGCTGCTCGACGACTGTGCGCGCGAGGTGCGCGGGCTCGCCTCCGTCGTCGCCGACCCGGAGGCCTCGCACGACGCCCGGCTCGCCGCAGCCTGCTGGCGCGTCGAGACCGCCGTCGAGGCGCTCACCGACGCCCCGGCGGGCGGGCACCGCAGCCGGACCGCATCGGCCGCGGTGCCGCAGCTCGTCGAGGGCGAACCCGTGCTGGCCCATCTCCACGCCCTGGAGCAGGCACTGCTCGAACTCGCCGTCCCCCTGCGCGGATCCGACCGGGTCGCGGTCGGCGCCTGA
- a CDS encoding lactonase family protein produces MGDRQGGRAYIGSFTAAGGSGILTASVHMDSGSLTVLSVVDSLPDPSYLALSPARDILYAVSETSEGAVAAFRTGDGKPEPAGRGVLVRGSGPTHLALYEGHVLTANYGSGSVTSVRLRADGTLDGESTDVLRHEGSGTHPKRQQGPHTHQVMPDPSGRWAVSVDLGTDSVRVCSMQDGRLEVHREVALRPGSGPRHLAFHPRGDRAYILNELTPTVTVCHWDAEGGALQPLGEISVLPEAPHGDAFPSEVVVSPDGRFLWTATRGANVISVLALDPTGDRPTLRATVSCGGDWPRDLALHPSGRFLYVANERSGDVTWFSVDRETGLPRRSGSIEAPAASCVIFG; encoded by the coding sequence GTGGGCGACAGGCAGGGCGGACGGGCGTACATCGGATCCTTCACCGCCGCGGGAGGCTCCGGGATCCTCACCGCGTCCGTTCACATGGACAGCGGCTCACTCACCGTGCTCAGCGTCGTCGACTCGCTTCCCGACCCCTCGTACCTTGCGCTCTCGCCCGCGCGCGACATCCTCTACGCGGTGAGCGAGACCTCCGAGGGGGCCGTCGCCGCGTTCCGTACCGGGGACGGCAAGCCGGAACCCGCCGGGCGCGGTGTGCTCGTGCGCGGCTCGGGCCCCACCCATCTCGCCCTGTACGAGGGCCATGTCCTCACCGCCAACTACGGCTCCGGCAGCGTCACTTCGGTACGGCTGCGCGCCGACGGCACCCTCGACGGCGAGTCCACCGACGTGCTGCGCCACGAGGGTTCGGGCACGCATCCCAAGCGCCAGCAGGGCCCGCACACCCACCAGGTGATGCCGGACCCCAGCGGCCGCTGGGCCGTCAGCGTGGACCTCGGCACCGACTCCGTGCGGGTCTGCTCGATGCAGGACGGGCGCCTCGAGGTGCACCGCGAGGTCGCGCTGCGGCCCGGCTCGGGACCGCGCCACCTCGCCTTCCACCCGCGCGGCGACCGCGCGTACATCCTGAACGAGCTCACGCCGACCGTCACCGTCTGCCACTGGGACGCCGAGGGCGGCGCCCTGCAGCCGCTCGGCGAGATCTCCGTGCTGCCGGAGGCGCCGCACGGCGACGCGTTCCCGTCCGAGGTCGTCGTATCGCCCGACGGGCGCTTCCTGTGGACCGCCACCCGCGGCGCGAACGTCATCTCCGTCCTCGCCCTCGACCCCACCGGAGACCGGCCGACGCTGCGCGCCACCGTTTCTTGCGGCGGCGACTGGCCGCGCGACCTGGCCCTGCACCCCTCGGGCCGCTTCCTGTACGTGGCGAACGAGCGGTCCGGCGACGTGACGTGGTTCTCCGTGGACCGTGAGACCGGTCTCCCGCGCCGCAGCGGCTCCATCGAGGCGCCCGCCGCGTCCTGCGTGATCTTCGGCTGA
- a CDS encoding N-acetylglucosamine kinase: MTREPAAAEPGPGHGGDDPAGPRWVLGVDSGGSGLRVALASAGDLARPETTVSREPVRTGAAGIDAGHLLEQLLPMARDLLARVGGRGPGVPRLSAVAVGAAGMATLGDGLRAELPAALAAELGVRRLALAADGVTAYAGALGQRPGAVVAAGTGMIALGTDLTSWQRADGWGHLLGDCGGGAWIGRAGLDAAMRAHDGRRGGSAALLALAEERFGPAAGLPARIYPRTDRPAVLAAFAPDVARAALDDSVAAGILREAAGHIAEAAAAVCPAGDGSEVALTGGLFKMGEPLLAPLRAELAEQLPYADAVSATGDPLHGALVIAAALAVDGLRLPCDGRLLHVPQEAADR, encoded by the coding sequence GTGACGCGCGAGCCCGCCGCTGCCGAGCCCGGACCGGGCCACGGCGGGGACGATCCCGCGGGCCCCCGGTGGGTTCTCGGCGTCGACTCCGGCGGCTCCGGTCTGCGCGTGGCACTCGCGTCGGCCGGGGACCTCGCACGTCCCGAGACGACGGTGTCCCGCGAGCCCGTGCGCACCGGCGCGGCGGGCATCGACGCCGGGCACCTGCTCGAACAGTTGCTTCCGATGGCCCGGGACCTGCTCGCCCGCGTCGGCGGCCGCGGCCCCGGCGTGCCGCGCCTGAGCGCCGTCGCCGTCGGCGCGGCCGGCATGGCCACGCTCGGCGACGGACTGCGGGCCGAACTCCCGGCCGCCCTCGCGGCCGAACTGGGCGTACGGCGGCTCGCGTTGGCCGCGGACGGGGTCACCGCCTACGCGGGCGCCCTCGGCCAGCGGCCCGGCGCGGTCGTCGCCGCGGGCACGGGCATGATCGCGCTCGGCACGGACCTCACCTCCTGGCAGCGGGCCGACGGCTGGGGGCATCTCCTCGGCGACTGCGGTGGCGGCGCGTGGATCGGGCGTGCGGGCCTGGACGCGGCGATGCGTGCCCACGACGGGCGCCGCGGAGGCTCCGCCGCGCTGCTCGCCCTCGCCGAGGAGCGGTTCGGCCCGGCGGCCGGGCTGCCGGCCCGGATCTACCCGCGCACGGACCGTCCCGCCGTCCTCGCCGCCTTCGCGCCCGACGTGGCCCGCGCCGCACTCGACGACTCCGTCGCCGCCGGCATCCTGCGCGAGGCGGCCGGACATATCGCCGAGGCGGCGGCCGCGGTGTGCCCGGCGGGCGACGGCAGTGAAGTGGCGCTCACCGGCGGCCTGTTCAAGATGGGCGAGCCGCTGCTCGCCCCGCTCCGCGCCGAGCTCGCGGAGCAACTCCCGTACGCCGACGCGGTGTCGGCGACCGGCGACCCCCTGCACGGTGCGCTGGTGATCGCCGCCGCGCTCGCCGTCGACGGGCTGCGCCTGCCGTGCGACGGCCGCCTCCTCCACGTCCCCCAGGAGGCGGCCGACCGCTGA
- a CDS encoding nitric oxide synthase oxygenase translates to MPDTPQRTDGPAGWLDRAEARDGAAGRGRAEARDSGAAWDGVAAWDEVARGDGADAWGGGFQERHARCPEGAARRHASAGIGHPRSPDPRDPAPHTPELWPAASDFIRAHHAEERLGDPAPRLAEAYAEIAETGTYRHTERELTFGARVAWRNANRCIGRLYWNSLHVRDRRDLTAAEDIAAACADHLRGASQGGRIRPLITVFAPDAPDRPGPRIWNEQLIRYAGYVQRDGRVVGDPRNEGLTALARRLGWRGGDGTPFDVLPLIVQGTDDKPRCFDLPPDAVLEVPIEHEDHDWWAGLRLRWHAVPALSTMCLEIGGICYQAAPFNGWYMGTEIGARNLADTDRYDLLPRIADRLGLDTTSDRSLWKDRALVELNRAVLYSFDRAGVTVTDHHTESRRFLTHLDREERRGRTVGADWSWIVPPISGSATPVFHRTYDTTERTPAYVQHPEALARASGDFLV, encoded by the coding sequence ATGCCCGATACACCACAGCGAACCGACGGTCCCGCCGGCTGGCTGGACCGAGCCGAGGCAAGAGACGGAGCCGCGGGCCGGGGCCGGGCCGAGGCAAGGGACTCCGGCGCGGCATGGGACGGAGTCGCTGCGTGGGACGAAGTCGCGCGCGGAGACGGAGCCGACGCCTGGGGCGGAGGCTTCCAGGAGCGGCACGCTCGCTGTCCGGAGGGCGCCGCCCGCCGGCACGCCTCCGCAGGCATCGGCCACCCCCGCAGCCCCGACCCCCGTGACCCGGCTCCCCACACCCCGGAACTCTGGCCCGCGGCCTCCGACTTCATCCGCGCCCACCACGCCGAGGAGCGGCTCGGCGACCCGGCCCCACGCCTGGCGGAGGCATACGCCGAGATCGCGGAGACGGGAACGTATCGCCACACCGAGCGCGAGCTCACCTTCGGGGCCCGCGTCGCCTGGCGGAACGCCAACCGCTGCATCGGCCGCCTCTACTGGAACTCCCTGCACGTCCGTGACCGCCGCGACCTCACCGCCGCCGAGGACATCGCGGCCGCCTGCGCCGACCACCTGCGCGGGGCCTCCCAGGGCGGCCGCATCCGCCCCCTGATCACCGTCTTCGCACCCGACGCGCCGGATCGCCCCGGACCGCGCATCTGGAACGAACAGCTCATCCGGTACGCGGGGTACGTCCAGCGCGACGGCCGTGTCGTCGGCGACCCGCGCAACGAGGGCCTCACCGCGCTCGCCCGGCGCCTCGGCTGGCGCGGCGGCGACGGCACCCCCTTCGACGTACTGCCCCTGATCGTCCAGGGCACCGACGACAAGCCGCGCTGCTTCGACCTGCCGCCCGACGCGGTCCTCGAAGTCCCCATCGAGCACGAGGATCATGACTGGTGGGCCGGGCTGCGCCTGCGCTGGCACGCGGTGCCCGCCCTGTCCACGATGTGCCTGGAGATCGGCGGGATCTGCTACCAGGCCGCCCCCTTCAACGGCTGGTACATGGGCACCGAGATAGGCGCCCGCAACCTCGCCGACACCGACCGCTACGACCTTCTGCCGCGTATCGCGGATCGTCTCGGCCTCGACACCACCAGCGACCGCTCCCTGTGGAAGGACCGCGCCCTCGTCGAGCTGAACCGCGCCGTCCTGTACTCCTTCGACCGCGCCGGCGTCACCGTCACGGACCACCACACCGAGTCCCGGCGCTTCCTCACCCACCTCGACCGCGAGGAGCGCAGGGGCCGGACGGTCGGCGCCGACTGGTCCTGGATCGTGCCGCCGATCTCCGGCTCGGCCACCCCCGTCTTCCACCGCACGTACGACACCACGGAGCGCACGCCGGCGTACGTACAGCATCCCGAGGCACTCGCCAGGGCGTCCGGCGACTTCCTGGTCTAG
- a CDS encoding dipeptide ABC transporter ATP-binding protein, which produces MTEPLLRIDDLRVDIATRDRTVHALDGISLDLAAGEALGVVGESGCGKTMTALSVLGLLPPGGRVTGGRVLFDGVDLAAAPAPVLQDVRGNTIGMVFQDPLTSLNPTMTIGRQVTEPLLLHRGVSRKEAWARAEETLRLVGMPQPAERMKAYPHQLSGGMRQRVAIAMALVCEPKLLIADEPTTALDVTTQHQILELIDDLRERLGMAMILVTHDLGVIANRVDRVAVMYAGRVAEQADVRDLFARPRHRYTEALFAALPERAGDGGTELHTIPGLPPNLTVRPEGCRFAPRCVFATDECRSQEPPLADDELRGTEHRFACFHPVPDVSARGKAADVIAPAAVPAQSAPGAPLLELDGLVKEFPLKGGPFSRGRGTVSAVGGVSLTIRKGETFGMVGESGCGKTTLGRIVAGLEDPTAGSVRFGGEDLAGLTRAGRRAHRRRIQLMFQDSTAAMDPRMRVGEILREPLVIQGVGSRAEQEAQIDGLLDAVGLPRGAVHRYPHEFSGGQRQRLGLARALTLSPDLVVADEPVSALDVSVQAQILNLMRELQRERGLTYLFISHDLAVVRYLADTVGVMYLGKLVETGPAEEVYARPLHPYTRGLLDTVNVPDPSAAAGSGSPLTGETPSAAKPPSGCRFRTRCPLAQDVCAEVEPPVAAPRGAGHQVACHFPLPVPEQVAAQPV; this is translated from the coding sequence ATGACCGAGCCCCTGCTCAGGATCGACGACCTGCGCGTCGACATCGCCACGCGCGACCGCACCGTCCACGCCCTCGACGGGATCTCCCTCGACCTCGCCGCCGGTGAGGCGCTAGGCGTCGTCGGCGAGTCCGGCTGCGGCAAGACGATGACCGCGCTCAGCGTCCTCGGGCTGCTGCCGCCCGGCGGACGGGTCACCGGTGGACGCGTCCTGTTCGACGGAGTGGACCTGGCCGCCGCGCCCGCCCCCGTCCTCCAGGACGTACGCGGCAACACCATCGGCATGGTCTTCCAGGACCCGCTGACCTCGCTCAACCCGACCATGACGATCGGCCGGCAGGTCACCGAGCCGCTCCTCCTGCACCGCGGCGTCTCCCGCAAGGAGGCCTGGGCACGCGCCGAGGAGACCCTCCGGCTCGTCGGCATGCCCCAGCCCGCCGAGCGCATGAAGGCCTATCCGCACCAGCTGTCGGGCGGCATGCGCCAGCGGGTCGCCATCGCCATGGCGCTGGTCTGCGAGCCGAAGCTGCTCATCGCCGACGAGCCGACGACCGCGCTCGACGTCACGACCCAGCACCAGATCCTGGAGCTGATCGACGACCTGCGCGAGCGGCTCGGCATGGCGATGATCCTCGTCACGCACGACCTCGGCGTCATCGCGAACCGTGTGGACCGCGTCGCCGTCATGTACGCGGGCAGAGTCGCCGAACAGGCCGACGTACGAGACCTGTTCGCCCGGCCGCGCCACCGCTACACGGAGGCCTTGTTCGCGGCGCTTCCGGAGCGGGCGGGCGACGGAGGGACCGAACTGCACACGATTCCCGGGCTGCCGCCGAACCTGACGGTGCGGCCGGAGGGCTGCCGGTTCGCGCCGCGCTGCGTGTTCGCCACGGACGAGTGCCGCTCCCAGGAGCCGCCGCTCGCCGACGACGAACTGCGGGGTACGGAGCACCGGTTCGCCTGCTTCCATCCGGTGCCTGACGTGTCCGCGCGGGGCAAGGCGGCCGACGTCATCGCGCCCGCCGCCGTCCCCGCGCAGTCGGCACCGGGCGCGCCGCTTCTCGAACTCGACGGCCTCGTCAAGGAGTTCCCGCTCAAGGGCGGTCCGTTCTCGCGCGGTCGCGGCACGGTCAGCGCCGTGGGCGGGGTGTCGCTGACCATCCGCAAGGGCGAGACGTTCGGCATGGTCGGCGAGTCCGGGTGCGGCAAGACGACGCTCGGCCGGATCGTCGCCGGTCTGGAGGACCCGACGGCCGGATCGGTGCGCTTCGGCGGCGAGGACCTCGCGGGCCTCACGCGGGCGGGGCGCCGGGCGCACCGCCGCCGCATCCAGCTCATGTTCCAGGACTCGACCGCGGCCATGGACCCGCGGATGCGGGTCGGCGAGATCCTGCGCGAACCCCTCGTCATCCAGGGAGTCGGCAGCCGCGCCGAGCAGGAGGCGCAGATCGACGGGCTCCTCGACGCCGTGGGGCTGCCGCGCGGGGCCGTGCACCGCTATCCGCACGAGTTCTCCGGCGGCCAGCGCCAACGCCTCGGCCTGGCGCGGGCGTTGACGCTGTCGCCCGATCTTGTGGTCGCGGACGAGCCGGTCTCGGCGCTCGACGTGTCCGTGCAGGCGCAGATCCTCAACCTGATGCGGGAGCTCCAGCGTGAGCGCGGCCTGACGTACCTGTTCATCTCGCACGACCTCGCGGTGGTGCGCTACCTCGCCGACACCGTGGGCGTCATGTACCTCGGCAAACTCGTCGAGACCGGTCCCGCGGAGGAGGTGTACGCGCGGCCGCTGCATCCGTACACGCGGGGTCTGCTCGACACGGTCAACGTGCCCGATCCGTCGGCCGCGGCCGGTTCCGGGTCCCCGCTGACGGGCGAGACGCCGTCCGCGGCGAAGCCGCCGTCGGGGTGCAGGTTCCGCACCCGCTGCCCGCTCGCGCAGGACGTCTGCGCCGAGGTCGAGCCGCCGGTCGCGGCGCCGCGCGGGGCCGGCCACCAGGTGGCCTGTCACTTTCCGCTGCCGGTGCCGGAGCAAGTGGCCGCCCAGCCGGTGTGA